The window ACAGCGATCGCGCCAATGAACGGGCGGGACCAACGATGAATCCAAGGGGTAGGACGTTTGCGCCTCATGGTTCGCTCCAAAAACGACATCACTTATCAAACCGGCTGTGGGATTAGCTTTGCGAGGGCAACTTCATCGAAGAAACTTGTGCCGAAGGCACCTGCGATGACAATCCCTGCCGGGCAGCTTCAACAAACTGACTGACGCGAATTGGGTCAATGGGTTCGTCCCGTTTGCCATGGCGTTTGAGGGAACTAGATACAATTACGCCATTAGCAGCACCGAACAGAGAAGTAATATTTTCCCAATTGGCACCACTGCCGATGAAAACAGGCGTTTGGTTCGCCGCCGTACTGGCAAGTTCCAGATCTTCGCAACTGGGTGGGTTTCCCGTAGACCATCCCGAGAGAATGATGCCATCAGCCAGACCCCGCTCGATCGTATCTTGGACGGCAGTGGTTAAATTGGTCGCTCCGAGAGGACGCGCGTGTTTGACCAACACATCCGCCAAAATTTTTACCTCGCTACCGAGTTCCCGGC is drawn from Geitlerinema sp. PCC 9228 and contains these coding sequences:
- a CDS encoding photosystem I biogenesis protein BtpA, yielding MDLETIFQTRNPIIGVVHLLPLPTSPRWGGNLKAVIERAEREAAALASGGVDGIIVENFFDAPFAKNTVDPAVVSAMSLIVDRLQNLVTLPIGVNVLRNDARSALAIASCVQAPFIRVNVLTGAMATDQGVIEGCAYDLLRYRRELGSEVKILADVLVKHARPLGATNLTTAVQDTIERGLADGIILSGWSTGNPPSCEDLELASTAANQTPVFIGSGANWENITSLFGAANGVIVSSSLKRHGKRDEPIDPIRVSQFVEAARQGLSSQVPSAQVSSMKLPSQS